A window of Microbacterium sp. Root61 genomic DNA:
GCCCTTCTCGCAGAACCCGAGGTCCTCCAGGAAGAGGATGGGGTTGATGGTGAAGGCGTCGTAGAGCTGGAGAACGTCGATGTCACTCGGCGTGAGGCCGGCCATCTCGAACGCCCGTCGACCCGACTCCCGAGCCGCCGTCACGGTCAGATCCGGCATCTGCGAGATCGCGCGATGCGAGTGCGCCTCCCCCGCGCCGAGGACGAACGCGGGCGCCTTCGGCGCATCGCGGTAGTCGGACGCCCGGGTCATCACCACGGCGCCGCCGCCGTCGGTGATCAGGCAGCAGTCCAGCGTGGTGAACGGCGTCGAGACCTCGCGGGCGGACAACACTTCCTCGATCGTGAGGGGGTCTCGCTTGAACGCCTTCGGGTTCAGGGCCGCCCACTCCCGCGCCGCGACCGCCACACTGGCCAGCTGCTCCCGGGTGGTGCCGTACTCGTGCATGTGCCGCGTCGCGGCCAGCGCATAGCCGGTGACCGGATGCTGCGGCCTGGCCTGCGCCTCGTAGCTGGGCAGCTCGGGCGGATACGGCATCCGATTCGGTCGCCGCATATCGGTGCGCTGGGTGCTTCCATAGGCGATCACCGCGACGTTGCACGCGCCCGCCTGGAGGGCGATCGCGGCATGGTGGAGGTGACTGACGAACGAGCTGCCGCCGATCATCGTGCCGTCGGTGTAGCTGGGGTTGATGCCGAGATATTCACCGACATCGAGGTTCGCCATCATGCGCCCAGTCACCGCCGTGAACAGACCGTCGACCTCCGACTTGGCGATACCGGCGTCGTCGAGCGCGCCGGCCACGGCTTCGCCCAACAGGTCGAGCGCGAAGCGGTCTTCGCCGACCTGACCCAGTTCTGATTCCGCGACACCGCGGATGACCGTCGCGCCACGCAGTGGATGCGCCATCAGACTGCCTTCCGGTCGAACACGTACTGCGGTTCCTCTTCAGGACGGTCTGGGTGCGACACCAGCCGCAAGGTCACGGAATCGCCGATCGCGAGCTCACGGCCGGATGCGGAGCCCATGATGCGATACCCCTCGGCCATGTCGACGAGGAGGACCTGACGACCGTCGCCGTCGCGCTCGGCCATGAACGTCTGCGAATAGACCGTGCCTTCCCCCGCGGAGGTGCTCCACTCCAACGCGACGGAGCCGCAGTGCGGGCACAGCACGCGGGGATAGAACACGGCCTGCGCGCACGCCGCGCAGCGCTGGTAGGGGAATCGACCGTCGGCCAGCATCCGTCGATAGGTCGCCCACGGTGCCGGCTCGTGCACGGCGAAGTCTGCGGCACTCATGCATCCACCTCGGCCTCGGCGCTGAGCACCTTGCGGTCGCTGCCTGCCTCGCCGCTGGCGAGCACCTCGATCGAGTAGTGCACGCGCGCGTCGTGGGCACCGGACTCGGTGGCCGTGACGGTGAGCGTGTCACCCGGGAACACCTGTCCGCTGTAGCGCACCGCGAACCGGCGCAGTCTCAGCGGGCCGACGGCCTCCGCGAGGGCGCCGCCGGCGATCCCGGCGGTGAGGAGGCCATGGGCGATCACGGACGGGTACCCCGCGGATCGCGCAAAGATCTCGTCGTGATGAATCGGGTTGAAGTCGCCGCCGGCGCCCGCGTAGCGGACGAGGTCCGTGCGGGTCAGCGGACCGAAGGTCTGGGAGAAGAGCACGTCGTCCTTCGTCATCCTGCGTCCTCCTGCTTCGGCGCGTCGAACTGGAGGATCGTCGTCGTGTAGGTCTGCACCACGGCGCCGTCGCGGGTGAACTCGGTCATCAGTTCGATGACCGTCATCGGGCCCCGGCCGCTGACCTTCGAGCTGACCGCCGCGACCTTCGTGGTCGCGACGAGCTCATCGCCCGCGACGATCGGAGCGAAGTACTCCCACTCGCCGCCTCCGGCGAGGACCCGCCGCAGGTCGAGTTGCAGGTCGGGCATCGCGCCCGGCACCGACCAGTGCGCGCTCGCGACGCCGAACGTCGGTGTGGTGAGGATGCCGCCGAGCCCCTGCTCCTTCGCGGCGGCCACGTCGCGGAAGAGCGGGTCGGTCGCCTGCACCGCACGCGCGAACTCGGCGACCTTGCCCTCCTCGACGACGAACCGGTAGGGCGTGCCCGTGCGTCCGACGAGTTCGGTGAGCGCGGTCATACGGCGCTGTCCTCGAAGATGAGGAGGGCGTCCGCGGCGACGGCGCGGCCGTCGTGGACGCGGACCGGGTTCACATCGATCTCGGTGATGGCAGGTTCGTCGAGGGCGAGGTCACCGACCGCGACCGCGATGCGGGCGAGTTCCGCGATCTCCGCGTCGTCCAGTCCGCGGGCGGCCGAGTGGATGCGCCCGTCGAGCAGTCCCCGGATGGTGCGGACCGCGGTCTCGGCGGAGAACGGGGCACGCAGCAGGACGGCGGCGGCCATGATCTCCACCGCGACACCACCGAGCCCGACCGCGACGATCGGTCCGAACACCGGGTCGCGTTGCAACCCGACGGTCATCTCGATCCGGGCCGGGACCATCTCCTGTACCAGGATGCCCTCGATCGTCGCGTGCGGGGCCTTGGCCTGCACGTCGGCGAGCATGTCGGCGATGGCCTGCTCGATCCGCTCCGCCGTGATCCCCAGCCGCACCGCGCCATATTCGGTCTTGTGCAGGATCTGGTAGCTCATCGCCTTGATCGCGACAGGCCCGCCCAACTCCTCCGCGAACGCCTTCGCCTCCGCCGGGGTCGACACCATGCGCTCCCGGGTGGGAGTAACCCCGTACTCAGCCAGCAGCGCCTTGCCGTCGTGCTCCAGGAGCGAACCCTGGTTGTGCGACCAGTCACGCCCGCCGCCGAGCTTGGTCTCCCCCACCGTGCGGGGCGGGTCCAGCGGATGCCGCTGCGTGAAGTCCGCGACCGCGGCCAATGACGACATCAACCGGTTCGGGTCCAGATACATCGGCACGCCGGCCCGACGGAACTTCTCCATGTACCCGGTGGTCAGCACCGCCAGCGGCTTCTCGGTCGCCTGGTACGCCTCGATGATGCGGTCGTTCGTCGGGTAGTCGCCCTGCCACGTCACCACGGCGGTCGCGTCATAGGCTTCGATAGCCCGTACCGCGTTCAACACATGCCCGAACGCATCCGGGCTGCCCACGATGGATGCCGTGATGTCGAACGGGTTCTCGATGCTCCCGTAGAACGGCTGCGGCATGACCGCGAGGATGTCCTCGACCACGTCTCCCGGGGGCTGCGAGACACTCAATCCCTCCAGCGCCGCACCGTCGGTCAGCAGCACACCGGCACCCCCGGACGCGGTCATGATCCCCACATCCCCCCGAGGCATCCGCCGTCCATCCTGGAAGATCAGCCCGCGGTCGACCATTTCCTCCATCGAGTGCACGATCTGGATGCCGTACTGCGCGCACACCGCAT
This region includes:
- a CDS encoding acetyl-CoA acetyltransferase, producing MAHPLRGATVIRGVAESELGQVGEDRFALDLLGEAVAGALDDAGIAKSEVDGLFTAVTGRMMANLDVGEYLGINPSYTDGTMIGGSSFVSHLHHAAIALQAGACNVAVIAYGSTQRTDMRRPNRMPYPPELPSYEAQARPQHPVTGYALAATRHMHEYGTTREQLASVAVAAREWAALNPKAFKRDPLTIEEVLSAREVSTPFTTLDCCLITDGGGAVVMTRASDYRDAPKAPAFVLGAGEAHSHRAISQMPDLTVTAARESGRRAFEMAGLTPSDIDVLQLYDAFTINPILFLEDLGFCEKGEGGAFVADGRIAPGGALPVNTNGGGLSFCHPGMYGIFTIIEAVRQLRGEAGARQVAGVRTALAHGNGGQLSSQATAILGVEA
- a CDS encoding Zn-ribbon domain-containing OB-fold protein encodes the protein MSAADFAVHEPAPWATYRRMLADGRFPYQRCAACAQAVFYPRVLCPHCGSVALEWSTSAGEGTVYSQTFMAERDGDGRQVLLVDMAEGYRIMGSASGRELAIGDSVTLRLVSHPDRPEEEPQYVFDRKAV
- a CDS encoding MaoC/PaaZ C-terminal domain-containing protein; the encoded protein is MTKDDVLFSQTFGPLTRTDLVRYAGAGGDFNPIHHDEIFARSAGYPSVIAHGLLTAGIAGGALAEAVGPLRLRRFAVRYSGQVFPGDTLTVTATESGAHDARVHYSIEVLASGEAGSDRKVLSAEAEVDA
- a CDS encoding FAS1-like dehydratase domain-containing protein, translating into MTALTELVGRTGTPYRFVVEEGKVAEFARAVQATDPLFRDVAAAKEQGLGGILTTPTFGVASAHWSVPGAMPDLQLDLRRVLAGGGEWEYFAPIVAGDELVATTKVAAVSSKVSGRGPMTVIELMTEFTRDGAVVQTYTTTILQFDAPKQEDAG
- a CDS encoding acetate--CoA ligase family protein; this translates as MSTHISPESDLTRLLSPKSIAVIGASDKPGRIGTQILNNVAGLFAGDVYPVNPRADVLHGLDVVPDVSALPDGVDMAVVVLPAELAVPAIEELAAKGVGGVTLLTSGFAEAGEEGIARQEELKRIIARTGIKLLGPNCIGFMNLHAGVNANFAIPPGVELPTPGPVALVSQSGGFSSFITAATTRAGIDLGYFVTTGNEAGVDLGQVVEHLIERDEVNTVLMFSESLKNPEALIRAARRADVLDKPIVLLKAGRTEEAARAAMSHTASVTGSTAVLDAVCAQYGIQIVHSMEEMVDRGLIFQDGRRMPRGDVGIMTASGGAGVLLTDGAALEGLSVSQPPGDVVEDILAVMPQPFYGSIENPFDITASIVGSPDAFGHVLNAVRAIEAYDATAVVTWQGDYPTNDRIIEAYQATEKPLAVLTTGYMEKFRRAGVPMYLDPNRLMSSLAAVADFTQRHPLDPPRTVGETKLGGGRDWSHNQGSLLEHDGKALLAEYGVTPTRERMVSTPAEAKAFAEELGGPVAIKAMSYQILHKTEYGAVRLGITAERIEQAIADMLADVQAKAPHATIEGILVQEMVPARIEMTVGLQRDPVFGPIVAVGLGGVAVEIMAAAVLLRAPFSAETAVRTIRGLLDGRIHSAARGLDDAEIAELARIAVAVGDLALDEPAITEIDVNPVRVHDGRAVAADALLIFEDSAV